The following coding sequences are from one Eucalyptus grandis isolate ANBG69807.140 chromosome 11, ASM1654582v1, whole genome shotgun sequence window:
- the LOC104429075 gene encoding tRNA-specific adenosine deaminase TAD3 isoform X1 codes for MSSENDDAWRIVHVPGRPPIPPDQQLAAVNVVAAQIEQPKLTNTIMRRLSQIAPLEDLHHVKRVKKKCLEEGKIQLSVILSLAPKNGDFDGIPCDMKDFCKYAASSKEEWVEQCKLWPTSYHPANLSSNISGITGFSDEDSQSVVSFMKYAMELAKSHGNTVVNSAVIVDPLSNQVIARACDEVCSWQTPKTEVGAECSSSTKSCAEMTGWIKHESCLQRYSSGGAEQVETSISSLRPRQWVDEQTGRSSSFWHLLRHAVMVAIESSAARDRRLFPDVRYKDGATVEEYILSPAKSQTKRRRTDGNDVSFSSTCEGNPGKTF; via the exons ATGAGCAGCGAGAACGACGATGCGTGGCGAATCGTCCACGTCCCCGGCAGGCCGCCGATTCCGCCTGATCAGCAACTCGCAG CGGTGAACGTGGTCGCAGCTCAGATTGAGCAGCCGAAGCTCACGAACACTATCATGAG GCGTTTGAGTCAAATTGCGCCATTGGAGGACCTCCACCACGTGAAGCGggtgaagaagaagtgtctcgaAGAAG GAAAAATTCAGCTATCAGTGATCTTAAGTCTGGCTCCCAAAAATGGTGATTTTGATGGAATTCCATGCGACATGAAGGAT TTCTGCAAATATGCTGCATCGTCAAAGGAAGAGTGGGTAGAACAGTGCAAGCTATGGCCCACCTCATACCATCCAGCAAACCTA AGCAGCAATATCAGTGGCATAACTGGGTTTAGTGATGAAGACTCACAATCAGTTGTAAGTTTTATGAAGTATGCTATGGAATTGGCGAAATCTCATGGTAATACG GTGGTCAATTCTGCAGTAATTGTAGATCCTTTATCTAATCAAGTGATTGCAAGGGCATGTGATGAAGTCTGCTCTTGGCAAACTCCAAAAACAGAAGTTGGTGCTGAATGTAGTAGTTCCACCAAATCTTGTGCTGAAATGACTGGATGGATCAAACATGAATCATGTCTTCAACGCTATTCCTCAGGTGGGGCAGAGCAAGTTGAGACATCCATTTCTTCTCTACGTCCACGACAGTGGGTAGATGAACAGACTGGTAGGAGCTCTTCATTTTGGCACCTG tTGCGACATGCTGTGATGGTGGCCATTGAATCATCTGCTGCCAGGGACAGACGCTTATTCCCTGATGTGAGATACAAAGATGGAGCTACCGTAGAGGAGTATATTCTATCTCCTGCAAAATCTCAAACAAAAAGACGGAGAACTGATGGCAATGACGTAAGCTTTTCCTCTACATGTGAAGGAAATCCTGGCAAGACTTTCTAG
- the LOC104429075 gene encoding tRNA-specific adenosine deaminase TAD3 isoform X2: MSSENDDAWRIVHVPGRPPIPPDQQLAAQIEQPKLTNTIMRRLSQIAPLEDLHHVKRVKKKCLEEGKIQLSVILSLAPKNGDFDGIPCDMKDFCKYAASSKEEWVEQCKLWPTSYHPANLSSNISGITGFSDEDSQSVVSFMKYAMELAKSHGNTVVNSAVIVDPLSNQVIARACDEVCSWQTPKTEVGAECSSSTKSCAEMTGWIKHESCLQRYSSGGAEQVETSISSLRPRQWVDEQTGRSSSFWHLLRHAVMVAIESSAARDRRLFPDVRYKDGATVEEYILSPAKSQTKRRRTDGNDVSFSSTCEGNPGKTF, encoded by the exons ATGAGCAGCGAGAACGACGATGCGTGGCGAATCGTCCACGTCCCCGGCAGGCCGCCGATTCCGCCTGATCAGCAACTCGCAG CTCAGATTGAGCAGCCGAAGCTCACGAACACTATCATGAG GCGTTTGAGTCAAATTGCGCCATTGGAGGACCTCCACCACGTGAAGCGggtgaagaagaagtgtctcgaAGAAG GAAAAATTCAGCTATCAGTGATCTTAAGTCTGGCTCCCAAAAATGGTGATTTTGATGGAATTCCATGCGACATGAAGGAT TTCTGCAAATATGCTGCATCGTCAAAGGAAGAGTGGGTAGAACAGTGCAAGCTATGGCCCACCTCATACCATCCAGCAAACCTA AGCAGCAATATCAGTGGCATAACTGGGTTTAGTGATGAAGACTCACAATCAGTTGTAAGTTTTATGAAGTATGCTATGGAATTGGCGAAATCTCATGGTAATACG GTGGTCAATTCTGCAGTAATTGTAGATCCTTTATCTAATCAAGTGATTGCAAGGGCATGTGATGAAGTCTGCTCTTGGCAAACTCCAAAAACAGAAGTTGGTGCTGAATGTAGTAGTTCCACCAAATCTTGTGCTGAAATGACTGGATGGATCAAACATGAATCATGTCTTCAACGCTATTCCTCAGGTGGGGCAGAGCAAGTTGAGACATCCATTTCTTCTCTACGTCCACGACAGTGGGTAGATGAACAGACTGGTAGGAGCTCTTCATTTTGGCACCTG tTGCGACATGCTGTGATGGTGGCCATTGAATCATCTGCTGCCAGGGACAGACGCTTATTCCCTGATGTGAGATACAAAGATGGAGCTACCGTAGAGGAGTATATTCTATCTCCTGCAAAATCTCAAACAAAAAGACGGAGAACTGATGGCAATGACGTAAGCTTTTCCTCTACATGTGAAGGAAATCCTGGCAAGACTTTCTAG